A genome region from Urocitellus parryii isolate mUroPar1 chromosome X, mUroPar1.hap1, whole genome shotgun sequence includes the following:
- the Dusp9 gene encoding dual specificity protein phosphatase 9, with protein sequence MESLGRSCLWLRRELSPSRPRLLLLDCRSRELYESARIGGALSVALPALLLRRLRRGSLSVRALLPGPPLQPPPPAPVLLYDQGGGRRRREGEAEAEEWEAESVLGTLLQKLREEGYLAYYLQGGFARFQAECPHLCETSLNGGAGSSMAPVPSPVPVVGLGGLCLSSDCSDAESEADRDSMSCGLDSEGTTPPPVGLLPSFPVQILPNLYLGSARDSANLESLAKLGIRYILNVTPNLPNLFEKNGDFHYKQIPISDHWSQNLSQFFPEAIAFIDEALSQNCGVLVHCLAGVSRSVTVTVAYLMQKLHLSLNDAYDLVKRKKSNISPNFNFMGQLLDFERSLRLEERRSQGQGSGGQESATSDPPSFFTTPTSDGVFELDPT encoded by the exons ATGGAGAGCCTCGGTCGCTCGTGCCTGTGGCTTCGCCGGGAGCTGTCGCCCTCGCGGCCGCGGCTGCTGCTCCTGGACTGCCGCAGCCGCGAGCTGTACGAGTCCGCGCGCATCGGCGGGGCGCTGAGCGTGGCCCTGCCTGCGCTGCTGCTGCGCCGCCTGCGGAGGGGGAGCCTGTCGGTGCGCGCGCTCCTGCCCGGGCCGCCGCTGCAGCCGCCTCCCCCTGCCCCGGTGCTCCTGTACGACCAAGGCGGGGGCAGGCGACGGCGCGAGGGCGAGGCCGAGGCTGAGGAGTGGGAGGCTGAGTCGGTGCTGGGCACCCTGCTCCAGAAGCTGCGGGAGGAAGGCTACCTGGCATACTACCTGCAAG GTGGCTTCGCCAGATTTCAGGCCGAGTGCCCTCACCTGTGTGAGACCAGCCTCAATGGTGGTGCTGGCTCAAGCATGGCCCCAGTGCCCAGCCCAGTGCCCGTGGTGGGACTGGGTGGCCTGTGCCTGAGCTCCGACTGCTCTGACGCGGAATCTGAGGCTGACCGCGACTCTATGAGCTGTGGCCTGGATTCAGAAGGCACCACGCCTCCCCCAGTGGGGCTGCTGCCATCCTTCCCGGTCCAGATCTTGCCCAACCTCTACCTGGGCAGTGCCCGGGATTCGGCCAACTTAGAGAGCCTGGCCAAGTTGGGCATCCGCTACATCCTCAATGTCACCCCCAACCTCCCTAACCTCTTTGAGAAGAATGGTGACTTTCACTACAAGCAGATCCCCATCTCTGACCACTGGAGCCAGAACTTGTCCCAGTTCTTTCCAGAGGCCATTGCATTCATTG ACGAGGCCTTGTCCCAGAACTGCGGGGTGCTCGTCCACTGCCTGGCAGGGGTCAGCCGCTCTGTCACCGTCACCGTGGCCTACCTCATGCAGAAGCTCCACCTCTCACTCAACGATGCCTACGACCTGGTCAAGAGGAAGAAGTCTAACATCTCGCCCAACTTCAACTTCATGGGGCAGCTGTTGGACTTTGAGCGCAGTCTGCGCTTGGAGGAGAGGCGCTCCCAGGGGCAGGGCAGTGGGGGCCAGGAGTCTGCCACCTCTGaccccccctccttttttacCACCCCCACCAGCGATGGGGTCTTTGAGCTGGACCCCACATAA